One Purpureocillium takamizusanense chromosome 1, complete sequence genomic window carries:
- a CDS encoding Carboxypeptidase C (COG:O~MEROPS:MER0002010~SECRETED:SignalP(1-19~SECRETED:cutsite=AVG-FQ~SECRETED:prob=0.3575)~EggNog:ENOG503NWF4) yields the protein MRLTTTSALVLGAASTAVGFQDQKVLGGSGSSNKPLKPLVDLKNLDFHLDFESWAKPLKEAFGDITSEAKAVWEEISLLAPDAVDAFKKQVSGHKPKKHSRIPDNKWDHVVHGADVQALWVEGENGQRHRKVGGKLDNFSLRAKKVDPSKLGVDKVKQYSGYLDDNEKDKHLFYWFFESRNDPANDPVVLWLNGGPGCSSLTGLFLELGPASINKKLEVVHNPYSWNANASVIFLDQPVNVGFSYGSGAVSNTVAAGKDVYALLTLFFHQFPEYAKQDFHIAGESYGGHYVPVFSSEILSHKDRNINLKSILVGNGLTDGYTQYEHYRPMACGEGGYPAVVGEDGCQSMDNALPRCQSLIESCYNSESVWTCVPASIYCNNAIMGPYQRTGQNVYDVRKPCEDDSNLCYSALGWISEWLNKPEVIEALGVEVSSYDSCNFDINRNFLLQGDWMKPYFRLVPKLLEEIPVLIYAGDADFICNWLGNRAWTNALEWKGQKSFSKAETKGLKIGSGKDYGNVKTAQNLTFMQIYGAGHMTPMDQPEASLDFLNRWLRGEWNA from the exons ATGCGCCTCACCACAACATCCGCCCTCGTCCTGGGCGCGgcctccaccgccgtcggcttCCAGGACCAGAAGGTCCTTGGCGGCAGTGGCTCGTCCAACAAGCCCCTTAAGCCTCTCGTCGACCTGAAAAACCTCGACTTCCACCTCGACTTCGAATCGTGGGCCAAGCCGCTCAAGGAGGCGTTCGGCGACATCACGtccgaggccaaggctgTCTGGGAGGAGatctccctcctcgcccccgacgccgtggaTGCCTTCAAGAAGCAGGTTTCGGGCCACAAGCCCAAGAAGCACTCACGCATCCCCGACAACAAGTGGGATCACGTCGTGCACGGTGCCGACGTTCAGGCCCTGTGGGTCGAGGGTGAGAATGGCCAGCGCCACCGCAAGGTTGGCGGCAAGCTGGACAACTTCAGCCTGCGCGCCAAGAAGGTCGACCCTTCCAAGCTGGGCGTCGATAAGGTGAAGCAGTACAGCGGCTACCTCGATGACAACGAAAAGGACAAGCACCTGTTCTACT GGTTCTTCGAGTCGCGTAACGACCCGGCCAACGACCCCGTGGTGCTCTGGCtcaacggcggccccggctgCTCGTCCCTGACTGGCCTgttcctcgagctcggccctGCTTCCATCaacaagaagctcgaggtcgTCCACAACCCCTACTCGTGGAACGCCAACGCCTCCGTCATCTTCCTGGACCAGCCCGTCAACGTCGGCTTCTCGTACGGTAGCGGCGCGGTCAGCAACACGGTAGCTGCCGGCAAGGACGTGTATGCTCTGCTCACCCTCTTCTTCCACCAATTCCCCGAGTACGCCAAGCAGGACTTCCACATCGCCGGCGAGTCGTACGGCGGACACTACGtgcccgtcttctcgtcCGAGATTCTGTCGCACAAGGACCGCAACATCAACCTCAAGAGCATCCTGGTCGGCAACGGCCTGACCGATGGCTACACTCAGTACGAACATTACCGCCCGATGGCttgcggcgagggcggctaCCCTGCcgtggtcggcgaggacggctgCCAGTCGATGGACAATGCCCTTCCCCGCTGCCAGTCTCTCATTGAGTCGTGCTACAACTCGGAGAGCGTGTGGACGTGCGTTCCCGCAAGCATCTACTGCAACAACGCCATCATGGGCCCGTACCAGCGCACTGGCCAGAACGTCTACGACGTGCGCAAGCCCTGCGAGGATGACAGCAACCTGTGCTACTCGGCCCTGGGCTGGATCTCGGAGTGGCTCAACAAGCCCGAGGTCATTGAGGCACTCGGCGTTGAGGTCAGCAGCTATGACAGCTGCAACTTCGACATCAACCGAAACTTCCTGCTCCAGGGTGACTGGATGAAGCCCTACTTCCGCCTCGTGCCCAAGCTTCTGGAGGAGATTCCTGTCCTCATCTACGCCGGTGACGCCGACTTCATCTGCAACTGGCTTGGCAACCGCGCGTGGACCAACGCCCTTGAGTGGAAGGGACAAAAGAGCTTCTCCAAGGCCGAGACCAAGGGCCTGAAGATTGGCTCTGGAAAGGACTACGGTAACGTCAAGACGGCGCAGAACCTCACGTTCATGCAGATATACGGCGCTGGCCACATGACACCGATGGACCAGCCCGAGGCGTCGCTCGACTTCCTGAACCGCTGGCTCCGTGGCGAGTGGAATGCGTAA
- the WRS1 gene encoding Tryptophan--tRNA ligase (COG:J~EggNog:ENOG503NTXH~BUSCO:EOG092624KK) has protein sequence MTSAPPADASPAAGHDATSPPATSSKQDVNPWSVSGEVGEDGKVKAIDYRKLVEDFGTNLIDDALLERFERVTGHKPHRFMRRQIVFSHRDLSLILDRYEKNEPFYLYTGRGPSSDSMHIGHTQVFDFVKWLQDVLDVPLIIMLTDDEKFLFSEKRTVDEVMGYCRTNARDIIAIGFDPKKTFIFSDFQFVGGAFYKNIVRFSKRVTYNTVRAIFGFDGSSNIGKIHFASIQGATSFASSFPHIFGNDESKTASIPCLIPCAIDQDPYFRLTRDCAAGLHYAKPSLIHMRFLDALQGPGSKMSASDDTSAIFLSDSAKQIKNKINKYAFSGGRETVEEHREKGGNAEVDVSYQYLQFFLEDDVELKKIKEDYNSGKLLTGELKAMCTEHLQKYVSAFQERRAKVTDAVVDEFMATRPLEWKGNAKVLRADLVVPVSKSGEASTDGAAAGGAADGKLTKNQLKKLLKEQQIAQKKAEKAKEKAAAGEATPSGGS, from the exons ATGACCTCTGCCCCTCCCGCAGATGCCTCCCCTGCCGCGGGGCATGATGCCACGtccccgccggcgacgtcgtccaaGCAGGACGTCAACCCCTGGTCGGTCTCGGGAgaggtgggcgaggacggcaaggtcaaggccatcgactACCGCAAGCTTGTCGAGGACTTTGGCACAAATCTGATtgacgacgcgctgctggagcgcTTCGAGAGGGTGACGGGCCACAAGCCTCACCGGTTCATGCGCCGACAGATTGTGTTTAGCCACAGGGACCTCTCACTTATCCTTGACCGCTATGAGAAG AACGAGCCTTTCTACTTGTATACCGGACGTGGTCCGAGTAGTGACAGCATGCACATTGGCCACACCCAAGTTTTTGACTTTGTCAA ATGGCTGCAAGACGTGCTGGACGTGCCGCTGATTATCATGTTGACGGACG ATGAAAAGTTTCTGTTCTCGGAGAAGAGGACCGTGGATGAGGTGATGGGATATTGCCGGACCAACGCAAGGGACATCATCGCCATTGGCTTTGACCCCAAGAAGACATTCATCTTCTCCGACTTCCAGTTTGTGGGCGGTGCGTTCTACAAGAACATTGTTCGCTTCTCCAAGCGGGTCACGTATAACACGGTCAGGGCCATCTTCGGGTTCGACGGCAGCTCCAACATTGGCAAGATTCACTTCGCCAGCATCCAGGGTGCGACGTCCTTTGCCTCGTCTTTCCCGCACATTTTCGGCAACGACGAGTCGAAGACGGCGTCGATTCCGTGTTTGATCCCGTGCGCCATCGACCAAGATCCGTACTTTCGACTGACGAGAGACTGCGCGGCCGGGCTGCACTATGCGAAGCCGTCGCTCATTCACATGCGATTCCTCGATGCGCTCCAAGGACCAGGATCGAAGATGTCGGCCAGTGACGATACGTCCGCCATCTTCCTGAGCGACTCGGCCAAGCAAATCAAGAACAAGATCAACAA GTACGCATTCTCGGGTGGTCGTGAAACCGTAGAGGAGCATCGCGAAAAAGGCGGCAATGCCGAAGTGGATGTGTCCTACCAGTACCTTCAGTtcttcctcgaggacgacgtggaGCTGAAGAAGATTAAGGAGGACTACAACAGCGGCAAGCTGCTGACGGGCGAG CTGAAAGCCATGTGCACCGAGCACCTGCAAAAGTACGTGTCGGCCTTCCAGGAGCGACGAGCCAAGGTCACGGACGCGGTGGTGGACGAGTtcatggcgacgcggccgttgGAGTGGAAGGGCAACGCCAAGGTTCTGCGGGCAGATCTGGTGGTGCCCGTATCCAAGTCGGGCGAGGCCAGCACAgatggtgccgctgccggaggcgccgccgatggcaaGCTGACCAAGAACCAACTGAAGAAGCTgctcaaggagcagcagatTGCGCAGAAGAAGGCAGAGAAGGCGAAGgaaaaggcggcggccggagaGGCTACTCCGAGCGGGGGATCGTAG
- a CDS encoding uncharacterized protein (COG:J~BUSCO:EOG0926400M~EggNog:ENOG503NYU7): MSRQINQPSNQIKLTNVSLVRLKKGKKRFEIACYKNKVLEWRSGIETDLDNVLQIPNVFLNVSKGQTAPKEDIEKAFGKGKSTDDVVLEILKKGELQVGEKERAAQLERVHNEVIGIVASKLVDPRTKRVYTSGMIEKALDMLSSQAHTNPDSKSNTASGTGTPVAGEDSEAKPRAKEHSWTGVVTTKSAKSQALDAMKALIAYQPIPVARARMRLRVSCATGVLKQAVKAPGGAKGAASKEEDGEQKAPGTVKDKILGYVEQVETQDVMGSEWEVVGFVEPGAFKPLSDFIANETKGQGRVEVLDMAVTHED, encoded by the coding sequence ATGTCCCGCCAAATCAACCAACCCTCCAACCAAATCAAGCTTACAAATGTCTCGCTCGTGCGCctgaagaagggcaagaagcgcTTCGAGATTGCTTGCTACAAGAACAAGGTGCTAGAGTGGCGCTCCGGCATCGAGACGGACCTCGACAACGTCCTGCAGATCCCCAACGTCTTCCTCAACGTCTCCAAGGGCCAGACGGCGCCCAAGGAGGACATCGAGAAGGCGTTTGGCAAGGGCAAGtcgaccgacgacgtcgtcctcgagatCCTGAAAAAGGGCGAGCTCCAGGTTGGCGAAAAggagcgcgcggcgcagctggaGCGCGTGCACAATGAGGTCATCGGCATAGTGGCGagcaagctcgtcgacccgcGGACCAAGCGCGTCTACACGTCTGGGATGATCGAAAAGGCCCTCGACATGCTGAGCTCTCAGGCGCACACGAACCCGGACAGTAAGAGCAACACGGCCAGCGGCACGGggacgcccgtcgccggaGAGGACAGCGAGGCGAAGCCGCGAGCCAAGGAGCATAGCTGGACAGGGGTTGTCACCACCAAGAGCGCCAAGAgtcaggccctcgacgccatgaagGCCCTCATCGCATACCAACCCATCCCGGTTGCCCGTGCGCGGATGCGGCTGCGCGTGTCCTGCGCTACAGGGGTTCTGAAGCAGGCAGTCAAGGCCCCCGGCGGGGCCAAAGGCGCGGCGTCCAAGGAAGAGGACGGGGAGCAGAAAGCGCCGGGGACCGTCAAGGACAAGATACTCGGATACGTCGAGCAGGTAGAGACTCAGGATGTCATGGGCTCAGAGTgggaggtggtgggcttCGTGGAGCCTGGCGCCTTCAAGCCTCTGTCTGACTTTATCGCCAACGAGACCAAGGGCCAGGGCCGAGTGGAGGTTTTGGACATGGCCGTCACGCATGAAGACTAG
- the RPS18 gene encoding ribosomal 40S subunit protein S18B (EggNog:ENOG503P2B2~COG:J~BUSCO:EOG09264YEG), whose product MSLVSGEKTNFQFILRLLNTNVDGKQKVMYALTKIKGVGRRYSNLVCKKADVDLNKRAGELTTEELERIVTIIQNPTQYKIPTWFLNRQRDIVDGKDSQILANGVDSKLRDDLERLKKIRAHRGLRHYWGLRVRGQHTKTTGRRGRTVGVSKKKGG is encoded by the exons ATGTCGCTCGTTTCGGGAGAGAAGACGAACTTCCAGTTC ATCTTGCGTCTTCTGAACACCAACGTCGATGGCAAGCAAAAGGTCATGTACGCCTTGACCAAGATCAAGGGTGTCGGTCGCCGATACTCCAACTTGGTCTGCAAGAAGGCCGATGTCGACCTGAACAAGCG TGCCGGTGAGCTCACCACCGAAGAGCTCGAGCGaatcgtcaccatcatccaGAACCCCACGCAGTACAAGATCCCCACGTGGTTCCTCAACCGACAGCGCGACAttgtcgacggcaaggactcTCAGATTCTCGCCAACGGTGTCGACTCCAAGCTGCGTGAcgacctcgagcgcctcaagAAGATCCGCGCTCACCGTGGTCTCCGCCACTACTGGGGCCTCCGCGTCCGTGGCCAGCACACCAAGACCActggtcgccgtggccggacTGTCGGTGtctccaagaagaagggtgGTTAA
- a CDS encoding uncharacterized protein (EggNog:ENOG503PECP) — MTSTTWYALRSKAVHTRFGLSKNIQILLNSLDSYKTGAIDAAELGRMVRLSPQRRAAVANTISKCAAIIKKQPSEVKTCVEIIEMCTEILEIADRRPPEGVFPFRKLPVEIRDKILDLIISNVFRTTAIIPAQKPACECPMFDRHSLLFQTKQMKALPTLLGASLNQEFCRIFFRKHTFRFRCSCELLTHLERNNMFRINVRHIIVHWCGDESAKAFKKLANCPRLETLNVSISKSTYSFLSSRAQLMRGFFPTSFRIIRASDFLGLDELLELRGLKDVQVSHAPNRTNAPMSIEMDRSGLSRLLSGSLMLPRDDNKYIL; from the exons ATGACCTCGACCACGTGGTACGCCTTGCGCTCCAAAGCGGTTCACACCCGCTTTGGCCTTTCCAAGAACATCCAGATCCTGCTCAACAGCTTGGACTCGTACAAGACGGGTGCCATCGACGCTGCAGAGCTTGGTCGCATGGTCCGCCTGAGCCCTCAGCGCCGTGCTGCAGTCGCCAACACCATCTCCAAATGCGCTGCCATCATCAAGAAGCAGCCCTCCGAGGTCAAGACGTGCGTTGAAATCATCGAGATGTGTACCGAAATTCTCGAAATAGCTG ACAGGCGCCCTCCGGAAGGGGTCTTCCCTTTCAGAAAGCTGCCCGTGGAAATCCGGGATAAGATCCTCGATCTCATCATCAGTAACGTTTTTCGTACCACTGCCATCATTCCTGCCCAAAAGCCGGCCTGTGAATGCCCCATGTTCGACCGGCACTCGCTCCTGTTCCAAACAAAACAGATGAAGGCCTTGCCGACCTTGCTGGGCGCGTCGCTGAATCAGGAGTTCTGCCGCATCTTCTTTCGCAAGCACACGTTCCGCTTCAGATGCTCTTGCGAACTCCTCACCCACCTCGAGCGAAACAACATGTTTCGCATCAACGTCCGCCACATTATCGTTCACTGGTGCGGGGATGAATCCGCCAAGGCGTTCAAGAAGCTGGCCAACTGCCCACGCCTGGAGACCCTGAACGTGAGCATCTCAAAGTCGACCTACTCATTCCTTAGCTCGCGTGCGCAGCTCATGAGAGGCTTCTTCCCCACGTCATTTCGCATTATTCGGGCCTCGGACTTTTTAGGGCTGGACGAATTGCTGGAGCTTCGAGGCCTTAAGGATGTCCAGGTGTCGCACGCTCCCAATAGGACGAACGCGCCAATGAGCATCGAGATGGACCGCTCTGGCCTCTCGCGCCTCCTCTCTGGCAGCCTCATGCTGCCTCGGGAT GACAACAAGTACATTCTATGA
- a CDS encoding uncharacterized protein (EggNog:ENOG503PHCZ), with protein sequence MAIRDRVRRALHKSDSSDSVSQTDSSATTVTTTATSDTSSLHKTTTTTSTLSKVFSMGSRDRNSDRNKSKEKEPKKSRGRRNKPVHPSQRPLTLQNLKHQEMLSHFTMTFGASDPNQIERLSFCGVSPCCTRPGSVDLDRGDFNLSSHTSALSIADTPSTSDSARQ encoded by the coding sequence ATGGCGATCCGAGACCGCGTCCGGCGTGCCCTGCACAAGTCCGACTCGTCGGATTCCGTGTCCCAGACGGACAGCAGCGCGACCACGGtcacgacgacagcgacgagcgACACGTCCTCGCTGCACAagacgaccacgaccactTCGACTCTCTCCAAAGTCTTCTCCATGGGCTCCCGGGACCGCAATTCCGACCGCAACAAGAGCAAGGAAAAGGAACCCAAGAagtcgcgcggccgccgcaacaAGCCGGTGCACCCCAGCCAGCGACCGCTGACGCTGCAAAACCTCAAACACCAGGAGATGCTCAGCCATTTCACAATGACCTTTGGCGCCAGCGACCCGAACCAGATTGAGCGGTTGAGCTTTTGCGGCGTCAGCCCGTGCTGCACGCGGCCCGGCAGTGTCGATCTCGACAGGGGCGACTTCAATCTCAGCAGCCACACGTCGGCCCTCTCAATCGCGGACACGCCGAGCACCAGTGACTCGGCCCGACAGTGA